In Hoplias malabaricus isolate fHopMal1 chromosome 6, fHopMal1.hap1, whole genome shotgun sequence, a single window of DNA contains:
- the si:ch211-232m10.6 gene encoding si:ch211-232m10.6, whose protein sequence is MLESMSRRSRSLLSLSLTSLALTLSVLAFCTSYWCEGTHKVVKPLCLSPVKMKNCGQNNSQPYTTETPTPDPKKYVSNVTLSPKQKEEQALIRAKKLANAVHYIWETGEDKYMLRYFHTGFWLSCEKHHEGEKCRSFIELTPGETQGVLWLSVVSEFMYITLLAMGFIMMLVEMLLLCLNKEMYALKINAFAAICTVLSGMMGMVAHMMYTTVFQLTVSIGPKDWRPQTWDYGWSFALAWISFSCCMAAAVFTLNSYTKTVIEMKHRTRIRLEEARAASHAPPYDEVITARTGTSVYSVNRLLQQCQKSSPINTPWPSRVEEPAGVVMDGVNPHGLVLMGACGTQGCEDCEREMDEMEDAIETEDRQGDDEIC, encoded by the exons ATGCTTGAGAGCATGTCTCGACGTAGTCGTTCTCTTTTGTCACTCTCTCTGACTTCTCTggctctcacactctctgtgCTGGCGTTTTGCACTTCCTACTGGTGCGAGGGAACCCACAAAGTAGTGAAaccactctgtctgtctcctgtGAAGATGAAAAACTGTGGCCAAAACAATAGCCAGCCCTACACCACTG AGACACCGACTCCAGACCCCAAGAAGTATGTATCAAATGTGACATTGTCCCCAAAACAGAAGGAGGAACAAGCCCTAATAAGAGCAAAGAAATTGGCCAATGCAGTCCATTACATTTGGGAAACAGGAGAAGACAAGTACATGCTTAGATATTTTCACACTGGCTTTTGGCTTTCTTGTGAGAAACATCATGAGG GAGAGAAGTGTCGAAGTTTCATTGAATTGACACCTGGGGAAACACAAG GGGTTCTTTGGCTCTCAGTAGTCTCAGAGTTCATGTATATCACTCTATTGGCCATGGGATTCATCATGATGTTGGTTGAGATGCTGTTATTGTGCTTGAATAAGGAGATGTATGCACTGAAGATTAATGCCTTTGCTGCCATTTGCACTGTCCTGTCTG GAATGATGGGAATGGTGGCACACATGATGTATACTACTGTATTCCAGCTAACAGTCAGCATTGGACCAAAAGACTGGAGACCACAGACCTGGGACTATGGCTGGTCATTTGC TTTGGCCTGGATATCTTTCAGCTGCTGCATGGCAGCTGCTGTATTCACACTGAACTCCTACACTAAGACAGTAATTGAGATGAAGCATCGCACTCGAATTCGTCTGGAAGAAGCTCGTGCAGCCAGCCATGCCCCTCCCTACGATGAAGTCATCACAGCTCGCACTGGGACCAGCGTTTACTCTGTCAACCGCTTGCTCCAGCAGTGTCAGAAGAGTTCACCAATCAACACCCCCTGGCCTTCCAGGGTTGAGGAACCAGCTGGAGTCGTGATGGATGGAGTGAACCCCCATGGACTAGTGCTTATGGGGGCCTGTGGAACACAGGGCTGTGaggactgtgagagagagatggatgagATGGAGGATGCTATTGAGACAGAGGACAGGCAGGGGGATGATGAAATTTGCTGA